The following is a genomic window from Manihot esculenta cultivar AM560-2 chromosome 9, M.esculenta_v8, whole genome shotgun sequence.
AAGAAGATGCGGAGATgaccttttattttttgtaaatttctcttattatgtaTGTTTGTGCTTTAAATAAACTAAATGTAATTTATCCTTAACCACTCGTGTATTTTTTGCTATTAagactaatttaaataatatataatcaatttagatttataaattaataccgAATATGGATATATTATCTGAAATTATAagtaaactaataataaataattaaaaaaaataaaattaactgattttaagattttatttgattGGAAGTAAATAAACTAAGAAAGTGTCGCTTCCCAAAAAGTGCAAAAAAACTCTCCTACTTGTTTCCCATTTTAAGTAAATTTTCCGTAAACTATTTCTCTTCCGAAGTGtaaaaaaactttattaaaatcattatatataaattcgttaatatattttattttttaaattaaaattaaataataaaaaataaattattttattaaaaatactttCTGCAAATAAATGAAACACAATTTCTTATATTATTAtagatttttttactttatatttaaaattttaagttaagtATTTTAGAGAGACTTGGTCTAAATTAAAACGAATTTGATGTGTTAAGTTTTTCTAAGAAATATTAtgtgattaataatttttaaaaaaaaattaaagagcgGGACATAAAAAAGGTGGCGTCCGGCCTCAGCAACTCCAACcaattccatttattttatttatttatttaaaaatttaatatttggcTTTTATATTATCCAAAAACACGTTAGTATTTcagttttaatatattaaaaaatatattaaaacttaaaaaaatttattaattaatacatttattaattttaattcttaatttttatatttaaaaaatctattaattaatatacttctatattattttaaattttttataatatataatatctaaaattaataaaaaaaattatatattttttaaaatctaacacactaattaataaatttatcgtagcaaatagtaaattttcctatttatttttGGAAGAAGCCAAATCCATCTATTTAAAGCCACATCTTCCGTTCCTTTGACTCTACCCTCTCTAATTCTTTGTCCCtttcaattaattttctttcatcATTCATAATCCTCTTCGAATTATGACTTCCAGTTCCAGAAGACAGCAACTTGATTGATTTTCGGTTTTGGTTATTTGGATTAGAACTTGAGAACGAAGGAGAGAGCGAGACAGATATGGCAATGCCATGGGGCTTGACTCTGTGGATGGTAAAGCTGGTATGGCTTGCACTCAGTGGATGGGTCTCTTCTTGCTTG
Proteins encoded in this region:
- the LOC110622388 gene encoding uncharacterized protein LOC110622388 → MAMPWGLTLWMVKLVWLALSGWVSSCLTVADEVAGSLRTGDIGPFHVG